The following are from one region of the Rhodopirellula sp. P2 genome:
- a CDS encoding serine protease, with the protein MNSINRKRGDESILRSRDACCSMVFAGLSHRLTWMLVLCCVTSPSAQAQIKLDRVFPPAVAVGAETAITAEGTFPNWPPNIDCDVDQVSVSAGKESGKLTIKVAEDASPGVAWIRFHDDQSATGLVPLILSTTRVLPETEPNDKRSQANRIELPTVVTGRLSKSGDSDAYRVSLKTGQTLVVSATANQVLKSPMDAVLQLTDLRGNVLYHSDDTRGLDPQIVYPTDSDQDLLIRIFAFPETPNSTIGYAGSASFLYTLDVTTGPFVDHVAANEKRAIAFGYNLEDQTATVSDIAENLSPPIATVPGALGWSWVPPVDEAVHRVLPGDEFEGTLPALLFGHFTGADETHHHAFTASKGTKYRAEVRSKADGFLLDSKLTITDPKSGKTLASNDDVSSGGYDAGVDITAAEDGPIDVAISEMLGEFGPRHFYQLSIRESKPECQLSIAEDHFVVTQAKPLELSVSVNRKSGFQSKIRVTATDLPEGIQAEPVVSEPKGDTAKTIKLKVTASDNAIGQGHFRIVGTILDADDQPSKETIQATYNLRPSVPLTEFWLTVPPVPAKEASP; encoded by the coding sequence TTGAATTCAATCAACCGCAAGCGCGGCGACGAAAGCATTCTTCGTTCACGCGATGCGTGTTGCTCCATGGTCTTTGCCGGACTCAGTCATCGACTGACCTGGATGCTGGTTCTGTGCTGCGTCACCTCGCCATCAGCTCAAGCACAAATCAAGCTGGATCGCGTGTTCCCGCCGGCGGTTGCCGTTGGTGCCGAGACAGCGATCACCGCAGAAGGCACCTTTCCAAATTGGCCGCCCAACATCGATTGCGATGTCGACCAGGTTTCCGTCTCGGCCGGCAAAGAGTCCGGAAAGCTAACGATCAAAGTTGCCGAAGATGCCTCGCCGGGAGTCGCTTGGATCCGATTCCACGACGACCAGTCTGCGACCGGGTTGGTCCCCTTGATTCTCTCCACCACCCGTGTGCTTCCCGAAACGGAGCCCAATGACAAACGTTCGCAGGCCAACCGAATCGAGCTTCCCACTGTGGTTACGGGACGCTTGTCCAAGAGCGGTGACAGCGATGCTTACCGCGTGTCACTGAAGACGGGCCAGACGTTGGTCGTGTCCGCGACCGCCAACCAAGTGTTGAAGTCACCCATGGATGCGGTGCTGCAATTGACCGATCTCCGCGGGAACGTGCTCTACCATTCCGACGATACACGTGGGCTGGACCCACAAATCGTCTACCCAACCGACTCGGATCAAGATCTGCTGATTCGAATTTTCGCGTTTCCCGAAACGCCCAACAGCACGATCGGCTACGCGGGATCCGCCTCGTTCCTTTACACGTTGGACGTGACCACGGGTCCCTTTGTGGATCATGTTGCTGCCAACGAAAAGAGAGCCATCGCGTTTGGCTACAACCTCGAAGATCAAACCGCGACTGTTTCAGACATCGCCGAAAACCTCTCGCCTCCCATCGCGACCGTCCCCGGTGCCTTGGGTTGGTCTTGGGTCCCGCCAGTTGATGAAGCGGTCCATCGAGTTTTGCCTGGGGACGAGTTCGAGGGGACACTGCCCGCTCTGCTGTTCGGCCATTTTACGGGGGCAGATGAAACGCATCACCACGCATTCACGGCCAGCAAAGGGACCAAGTACCGTGCCGAAGTTCGGTCCAAAGCCGACGGATTCTTGCTCGATTCCAAGCTCACAATCACAGATCCAAAGTCAGGCAAAACACTGGCCAGCAACGACGATGTTTCCTCCGGAGGCTATGACGCGGGAGTCGACATCACCGCGGCCGAGGACGGTCCCATCGACGTCGCGATCTCCGAAATGCTGGGGGAGTTTGGACCACGACACTTCTATCAATTGTCCATTCGCGAATCGAAACCCGAATGTCAGCTTTCGATTGCGGAAGATCACTTCGTGGTCACTCAGGCCAAACCGCTCGAACTCAGCGTGTCCGTCAATCGCAAGTCCGGTTTCCAATCCAAAATCCGAGTCACCGCAACCGATTTACCGGAAGGTATCCAGGCAGAACCCGTGGTTTCAGAACCTAAGGGCGACACCGCCAAAACAATCAAACTGAAAGTCACCGCGTCTGACAATGCGATCGGCCAGGGTCATTTTCGAATCGTCGGAACCATTTTGGACGCGGATGACCAACCATCGAAAGAGACCATCCAGGCCACCTACAACCTGCGACCGTCCGTTCCACTGACGGAGTTCTGGCTCACCGTTCCTCCTGTTCCCGCCAAAGAAGCATCGCCATGA
- a CDS encoding DUF1501 domain-containing protein, which translates to MSNTWTNCEGLTRRDGLKLGLGGLIGGGLSGALSAQARASEGLGSRRKNAQADACILVWMDGGPSHYETFDPKPDAPVEIRGAYQPIATQTPGIQFAQPMQKMAAISDDLAIVRSIRHDQGNHGAGNHYMMTGAPPRIPVGCGAFVSFHPSLGSVVSKEIGAPHGIPAYFSLPRMSRSGGPNFLGSKYAPFVVPDDPNRSSFRVRDVTIPTGLTDGRFSSRQQIRKRIDTMMRFNDASVADPTLAVDEFYQQSLQIISSKEAQAAFDIHQESDAIRDAYGRNPFGQQALLARRLVGAGVPFVTLYSGGWDHHVDIFNALDKKLPPFEATVAALISDLKEQGMLERTLVVVLGEFGRTPKINVRGGRDHWSNAMSVVFAGGQTTGGQVIGATDRQGYAAVERVLSPENFVSTIYEKLGIDPGQMMYTGEGRPTHLVSDATPITELMS; encoded by the coding sequence ATGTCGAACACTTGGACAAACTGTGAAGGACTGACGCGCCGCGACGGTCTGAAATTGGGTCTTGGCGGACTGATCGGCGGAGGCCTCTCGGGGGCGCTGAGTGCTCAAGCACGCGCGTCGGAGGGTTTAGGTTCGCGCCGCAAAAACGCTCAAGCGGATGCCTGCATTTTGGTCTGGATGGACGGTGGGCCCAGTCACTACGAAACGTTTGACCCGAAGCCTGATGCGCCCGTCGAAATTCGCGGTGCCTACCAGCCAATCGCGACCCAGACCCCTGGGATTCAGTTCGCCCAACCGATGCAAAAGATGGCGGCGATCAGCGATGACCTGGCCATTGTTCGATCGATTCGACACGACCAAGGCAACCACGGCGCCGGCAATCACTACATGATGACCGGGGCCCCGCCTCGCATCCCTGTTGGTTGTGGTGCGTTTGTCAGTTTCCATCCCAGCTTGGGCAGTGTGGTCTCCAAAGAGATCGGCGCGCCCCATGGGATCCCCGCCTACTTTTCGCTGCCCCGGATGTCGCGATCGGGCGGGCCGAATTTCCTAGGCAGCAAGTACGCACCCTTTGTGGTTCCCGACGATCCCAACCGTTCTAGCTTTCGCGTGCGTGATGTCACGATTCCCACCGGACTGACCGATGGCCGCTTCAGTTCTCGACAACAAATCCGAAAACGCATCGACACAATGATGCGTTTCAATGACGCCAGCGTCGCCGACCCAACCTTGGCGGTCGATGAGTTCTATCAACAGAGCCTGCAAATCATCAGCAGCAAAGAAGCTCAGGCCGCTTTCGACATTCACCAAGAATCCGACGCGATTCGCGATGCCTACGGGCGGAACCCGTTTGGTCAACAAGCCCTGCTGGCGAGACGACTGGTCGGTGCAGGCGTTCCCTTCGTGACGCTTTACAGCGGTGGCTGGGATCATCACGTCGACATCTTCAATGCACTGGATAAGAAACTGCCGCCATTTGAAGCCACCGTCGCGGCGCTGATCTCCGACCTCAAAGAACAAGGCATGCTGGAACGCACCTTGGTGGTTGTCTTGGGTGAGTTCGGACGAACGCCCAAGATCAACGTGCGCGGTGGACGAGACCATTGGTCCAACGCCATGAGCGTCGTGTTTGCCGGCGGTCAAACGACTGGCGGACAAGTCATCGGGGCGACCGACCGGCAGGGTTACGCAGCCGTCGAACGAGTCCTCTCGCCAGAAAACTTTGTGTCCACGATCTATGAAAAACTGGGCATCGATCCGGGCCAAATGATGTACACCGGCGAAGGACGCCCCACTCACTTGGTCAGCGACGCAACTCCAATCACCGAGTTGATGAGCTAA
- a CDS encoding DUF1549 and DUF1553 domain-containing protein → MLLGVICLSIASPSKVLADPTLPATASNQTLPNGSKSPVVVETPVSFELDVQPILAAHGCNAGACHGKQRGQNGFQLSLLGFDSNFDYDAIVRQARGRRLTIRSPESSLLVQKATAEWPHGGGRKIEVGSKAYATLTAWIRQGAPRRLADEPSVTSVEIAETEFLLKPSETAQLAVVAHYSDGSQRDVTSLTGYLSNDDAITSVDATGKLVAGPIPGETAVMARYMNHICVANVSIPRTTALPEGFYDQQPRANFIDDLVHDKLNQLQIQVSDPASESTFLRRVYTDVIGRAPTVEEAREFLDSQDPDKRQQLVDQLLDQPEYIDHWANQWADLLRPNPYRVGIKAVLNYDNWIRQQFRENVPYDEFARRLITAKGSTWHNGAVTLFRDRRSPDEVATLVSQLFLGVRLECAKCHHHPFEKWSQHDFYSFAAYFGRVGRKGKGLSPPISGGEEIVYASTKGDVKHPVTDEVLPPSPLFGTADVPEGSDPRDALAEWMTSPDNDYFAQVHVNRVWAQLMGRGIVDPVDDLRSTNPPSNPALLDALATHFQQSGFDQKNLIKTIVLSNVYSLSSVPNETNAADRLNYSRHYRHRLRAEVLAQAVADVTETSESFSALAPESRANQVWTHRIDSTFLDTFGRPDENKDPPCERIPDSSVTQTLHLMNARELDTRIRSDSGRAARLAQSDSSPADIVTDLYLAIFSRKPNADEQSFAETLIREASESDEANPSSDVKDDVATEENRRRVIEDLIWAMTNSPEFIIQN, encoded by the coding sequence ATGTTGTTGGGGGTCATCTGCCTCAGCATCGCGAGTCCCAGCAAAGTGCTCGCGGATCCGACGTTGCCAGCGACTGCGTCCAATCAGACGTTGCCAAACGGCTCAAAATCACCCGTCGTCGTGGAAACGCCGGTCAGTTTCGAATTGGACGTCCAGCCCATCCTGGCTGCTCACGGCTGCAACGCAGGTGCCTGCCACGGCAAACAACGCGGTCAGAACGGGTTCCAGCTCTCATTGCTGGGATTTGATTCCAATTTCGATTACGACGCGATTGTTCGACAAGCCCGCGGGCGACGGCTCACCATCCGGTCTCCCGAGTCCAGCCTGTTGGTTCAAAAAGCGACCGCGGAATGGCCGCATGGCGGTGGTCGAAAAATCGAAGTGGGGTCGAAGGCCTACGCCACCCTGACCGCTTGGATTCGTCAAGGAGCGCCGCGTCGATTGGCAGACGAACCCTCGGTGACATCCGTTGAAATCGCCGAGACCGAATTCCTGCTCAAGCCATCCGAAACGGCTCAGCTTGCGGTGGTGGCTCACTACAGCGATGGCAGCCAGAGAGATGTCACATCGTTGACCGGGTATCTATCCAACGATGACGCGATCACATCGGTCGACGCCACGGGAAAGCTCGTCGCCGGGCCGATTCCAGGCGAGACCGCTGTGATGGCTCGCTACATGAATCACATTTGTGTGGCCAACGTCAGCATCCCGCGAACGACGGCATTGCCAGAAGGTTTTTACGATCAACAACCCCGTGCGAATTTCATCGATGATCTGGTCCATGACAAACTGAACCAACTTCAAATCCAGGTTTCGGATCCGGCCAGCGAGTCAACGTTCTTGCGACGCGTTTACACCGATGTGATCGGTCGAGCACCGACGGTGGAAGAGGCTCGCGAATTCCTTGATTCTCAAGATCCCGATAAACGCCAGCAGCTGGTGGACCAGCTGCTCGATCAACCCGAATACATCGATCACTGGGCCAACCAATGGGCTGACCTGCTGCGTCCCAATCCCTATCGCGTCGGAATCAAGGCGGTGCTGAACTATGACAACTGGATTCGCCAGCAGTTTCGAGAGAACGTTCCCTACGACGAATTTGCACGGCGTCTGATCACAGCCAAAGGCAGCACCTGGCACAACGGAGCGGTGACACTGTTCCGTGATCGACGCAGCCCCGATGAAGTTGCCACGTTGGTCAGCCAATTGTTTCTCGGCGTCCGATTGGAATGCGCCAAGTGTCACCATCATCCGTTTGAAAAGTGGAGCCAGCACGACTTCTATTCCTTCGCCGCCTACTTTGGCAGAGTCGGTCGCAAAGGCAAAGGTTTGTCCCCGCCAATCTCCGGCGGTGAAGAAATCGTTTACGCTTCGACCAAGGGCGACGTCAAACATCCGGTGACCGACGAAGTGCTGCCTCCATCGCCCCTGTTCGGAACAGCCGACGTGCCCGAGGGCTCGGACCCACGGGACGCACTCGCGGAATGGATGACCTCCCCGGACAACGATTACTTCGCCCAGGTTCACGTCAATCGCGTGTGGGCACAGTTGATGGGCCGAGGCATCGTCGACCCCGTCGACGATCTTCGCAGCACCAACCCGCCCAGCAACCCGGCGCTGCTGGATGCCTTGGCAACGCACTTTCAACAATCCGGTTTCGATCAAAAGAACTTGATCAAGACCATCGTGCTCTCCAATGTCTACTCGCTCAGTTCCGTTCCCAACGAAACCAACGCAGCCGACCGATTGAACTACTCGCGCCACTACCGCCATCGGTTGCGAGCCGAGGTGCTGGCCCAAGCCGTCGCGGATGTGACGGAAACGTCTGAATCGTTTTCTGCACTCGCTCCCGAATCGCGAGCCAACCAAGTTTGGACGCACCGAATCGACTCAACGTTTTTGGACACGTTTGGCAGACCCGACGAGAACAAGGATCCGCCCTGCGAACGCATCCCCGATTCGTCGGTCACCCAGACGCTGCACTTGATGAACGCACGGGAACTGGACACACGCATCCGAAGTGATTCGGGACGTGCCGCAAGACTGGCCCAAAGTGACTCATCACCCGCGGACATCGTCACGGATTTGTACTTGGCCATCTTTTCGCGAAAACCAAACGCCGACGAACAAAGCTTTGCCGAAACACTGATTCGCGAAGCCAGCGAAAGCGACGAAGCGAATCCAAGCAGCGATGTGAAGGACGACGTCGCCACCGAAGAGAACCGGCGGCGCGTCATTGAAGACTTGATCTGGGCGATGACGAATTCGCCTGAGTTTATTATCCAAAACTGA
- a CDS encoding MarR family winged helix-turn-helix transcriptional regulator → MNMDHEERPGFLLSRLAYLFRIRVTEVLKEAGLDLSVEESSILMVLHEAGEPLRAGDFAKLVMRDITTVTRQVDGLVEKRLVSRERDPNDGRVVLVRPTAKGTKQMKKLMPLAEALRQRLKSGISAQQWNTTIQTMQRMQENLID, encoded by the coding sequence ATGAACATGGACCACGAAGAACGACCAGGATTTTTGTTGAGCCGGTTGGCGTATCTGTTTCGAATCCGAGTCACCGAGGTTTTGAAAGAGGCCGGGCTGGATCTCTCAGTGGAAGAATCATCGATTTTGATGGTGTTGCACGAAGCCGGTGAACCACTGCGTGCGGGAGATTTTGCGAAGCTGGTGATGCGTGACATCACGACGGTTACGCGGCAGGTCGATGGCTTGGTCGAGAAGCGGTTGGTCTCGCGGGAACGCGATCCAAACGATGGACGAGTGGTTCTCGTTCGCCCGACCGCCAAAGGCACCAAGCAAATGAAAAAACTGATGCCGTTGGCGGAAGCACTTCGGCAGCGTTTGAAGTCAGGGATCAGTGCCCAGCAATGGAACACCACCATTCAAACGATGCAGCGAATGCAGGAAAACTTGATCGACTGA
- a CDS encoding alkyl/aryl-sulfatase, producing the protein MNWKARPWIVANLLTLALLWAAPAVAQENAATVKLMEQSKQFEEEIVRVSGNVYIAVGYSVSNVTMIVGDDGVVIIDTGVSLEDADRIVTEFRKLSDKPIKGIVFTHSHGDHTGGAAAFFGDERPQIWAHKNFGSEAQPLVAGGVTFQSVRGARQGGFKLPPEQRINNGVAPVRYPKRGGHAFASRAETKPTHLLEDERQTIKIAGIELELVSSPGETNDQLFVWYPAGKALFAGDNFYRSFPNLYAIRGTPNRSVRLWAESLGKLAANDADVLVGGHTKPILGADKVKQVLEDYRDAVQYIHDKTVEGMNQGMTPDELVGYVQLPEDLASKDYLQPFYGHPEWGVRSVFSGYFGWYDGNPSNLFRLSPQAEAERVAQLAGGPDKLFAVAKAALADDDNQWAAQLADHLLAIDGDSADAKSLKADALTKLAGKMVNATARNYYLTVARELREAVAVN; encoded by the coding sequence ATGAATTGGAAAGCACGACCTTGGATTGTTGCGAATCTGTTGACGCTCGCATTGCTTTGGGCGGCACCTGCTGTCGCTCAAGAGAACGCGGCGACGGTGAAGTTGATGGAACAATCGAAACAGTTTGAAGAAGAGATTGTTCGTGTTTCGGGCAACGTCTACATCGCGGTGGGGTACAGCGTTTCGAATGTGACGATGATCGTTGGCGACGATGGCGTGGTGATCATCGACACGGGCGTGTCACTGGAGGATGCCGATCGGATCGTGACGGAGTTTCGCAAACTCAGCGACAAGCCAATCAAGGGGATTGTCTTCACGCACTCCCACGGGGATCACACGGGCGGTGCGGCAGCGTTCTTTGGGGATGAACGTCCGCAGATCTGGGCTCACAAGAACTTTGGCAGTGAAGCTCAACCGTTGGTCGCGGGCGGCGTGACGTTTCAAAGCGTGCGAGGTGCGAGGCAGGGCGGGTTCAAGTTGCCGCCCGAGCAACGTATCAACAACGGCGTTGCACCCGTTCGATATCCCAAGCGAGGTGGTCACGCTTTCGCTTCTCGCGCAGAAACCAAGCCGACTCACTTGTTGGAAGACGAACGACAAACGATCAAGATTGCTGGCATCGAACTCGAATTGGTTTCTTCGCCGGGCGAGACCAACGACCAACTGTTTGTTTGGTATCCCGCTGGAAAGGCATTGTTTGCTGGTGACAATTTCTACCGATCGTTTCCCAACCTGTATGCGATTCGGGGGACACCCAATCGCAGCGTGCGTTTGTGGGCTGAAAGCCTGGGCAAGCTAGCGGCCAACGATGCGGATGTGCTGGTTGGCGGTCACACCAAACCGATTCTGGGAGCTGACAAAGTCAAGCAGGTTCTGGAAGACTACCGCGATGCCGTTCAGTACATTCACGACAAAACCGTCGAGGGAATGAACCAAGGAATGACGCCCGATGAACTGGTCGGGTATGTGCAGTTGCCAGAAGATCTGGCCAGCAAAGATTACTTGCAGCCGTTCTATGGGCATCCCGAGTGGGGAGTTCGTAGTGTCTTCAGCGGTTACTTTGGCTGGTACGACGGCAACCCATCGAATCTGTTTCGATTGTCGCCTCAAGCGGAAGCCGAGCGAGTCGCCCAACTGGCCGGAGGCCCCGACAAACTGTTCGCGGTCGCGAAGGCTGCGTTGGCCGACGATGACAACCAATGGGCAGCGCAGCTTGCGGATCACCTGCTGGCAATCGATGGTGATTCTGCTGACGCGAAGTCGCTCAAGGCCGATGCGTTGACCAAGCTCGCTGGCAAAATGGTCAACGCCACCGCGAGAAACTACTACCTCACGGTCGCCCGCGAACTTCGCGAAGCCGTCGCGGTGAACTAG
- a CDS encoding SDR family oxidoreductase: MLITGIAGVPGYNALHYFRSLYGDQVIGIRQPSMWPLVGEGVVACDVEDADQVNALWAKYRFASLLNCGGSCRLKSCELDPEMAHRVNVTSTENMIRAAVRYDAQVIHLSIDLVYAGREDRAYLEDDPPDPVTVYGAKMVEAEQVVRHLRPDACLLRISLPMGISFSGHAGAIDWISSRFKQSKPATLYIDEARTPTYTDCMNRLFARLLSHPIEGTFHAGGTRRLSLYEIAQIVNVVGGYDPDCLQGCPRMEAGPMPPRAGDVAMDSSKLADAIGLEPFTPWPADDALVPTDPEWHYRMGKQFGGSESAVHRLLYCNPNRPGVVPPSRDELWGERFGKQ, translated from the coding sequence ATGCTGATCACTGGCATTGCTGGTGTACCAGGGTACAACGCGTTGCACTATTTCCGGTCGTTGTACGGTGATCAGGTCATTGGCATCCGGCAACCGTCGATGTGGCCGTTGGTCGGGGAAGGCGTGGTGGCTTGCGATGTCGAGGACGCGGATCAAGTCAATGCATTGTGGGCGAAGTACAGGTTTGCAAGCTTGTTGAACTGTGGCGGAAGTTGTCGGCTAAAGTCCTGCGAGCTGGATCCGGAAATGGCGCATCGCGTCAACGTCACCAGCACGGAAAACATGATCCGTGCGGCGGTTCGCTACGACGCGCAGGTCATTCATCTGTCCATCGATTTGGTCTACGCCGGTCGCGAGGACCGGGCGTACCTCGAGGATGATCCGCCCGATCCCGTCACGGTGTACGGGGCCAAAATGGTGGAGGCGGAGCAGGTTGTTCGTCACTTGAGGCCGGATGCGTGTCTGTTGCGAATTTCGCTGCCGATGGGAATCAGCTTCAGCGGTCACGCTGGGGCGATCGATTGGATTTCATCCCGATTCAAACAGTCCAAGCCGGCCACGTTGTATATCGATGAAGCCCGCACCCCGACCTACACCGATTGTATGAATCGGTTGTTCGCTCGGCTGTTGTCGCACCCCATTGAGGGAACCTTCCACGCTGGCGGGACGCGGCGGTTGAGCCTGTATGAGATCGCACAAATCGTCAACGTCGTGGGCGGTTACGATCCCGATTGCCTTCAAGGATGCCCGCGGATGGAAGCCGGGCCGATGCCACCGCGTGCTGGTGACGTGGCAATGGATTCCTCCAAGCTAGCCGACGCGATTGGGTTGGAACCATTCACTCCTTGGCCCGCCGACGATGCGCTGGTGCCGACCGATCCGGAATGGCACTACCGGATGGGCAAGCAGTTTGGCGGCAGTGAATCGGCTGTGCATCGACTGCTGTACTGCAACCCCAATCGCCCCGGAGTGGTGCCACCCAGCCGAGACGAGCTTTGGGGCGAACGATTCGGCAAGCAATGA
- a CDS encoding SDR family NAD(P)-dependent oxidoreductase encodes MKRILITGATDGIGLATAKMLVSLGHHVLLHGRDAQKLEQLEQSLRPLSNDAVMERYVADLSRMNEVETLAEAVSAKHDHLDVLINNAGVFSTPDPLTPDGLDIRFVVNTLAPYLLTKRLLPRMDSKGRVINLSSSAQSPVAMDAFRGERLLSDLDAYSQSKLALTMWSRGLADSLGTDGPAIIAVNPGSLLASKMVQQAFGVPGQDISIGSKILTRASLDDDFAAASGQYFNNDTGEFCSPHADALDAEKNAQIIQAIEATLAKPLN; translated from the coding sequence ATGAAACGCATTCTGATCACCGGAGCCACCGACGGCATTGGACTGGCGACCGCCAAGATGCTGGTCTCCCTCGGCCACCATGTTTTGTTGCACGGCCGCGATGCCCAGAAACTCGAGCAATTGGAACAGTCCTTGCGGCCACTTTCCAATGACGCTGTGATGGAACGCTACGTCGCTGATCTGTCCCGCATGAACGAAGTGGAAACGCTGGCCGAAGCGGTCTCCGCTAAACACGATCACCTGGACGTGCTGATCAACAACGCTGGCGTTTTCTCAACCCCGGATCCGCTCACGCCGGACGGACTGGACATTCGGTTCGTCGTCAACACCCTCGCGCCGTACCTGCTGACGAAACGCTTGTTGCCGCGAATGGACTCCAAGGGCCGAGTCATCAACCTCTCTTCCTCCGCCCAATCTCCCGTGGCGATGGACGCTTTTCGTGGTGAGCGCCTGCTGAGCGATCTGGACGCTTACTCACAAAGCAAACTTGCGCTCACCATGTGGTCCCGCGGGCTGGCAGATTCCCTGGGCACCGACGGCCCGGCGATCATTGCAGTGAACCCAGGTTCCTTGCTGGCCAGCAAAATGGTTCAGCAAGCCTTTGGTGTCCCGGGCCAAGACATCAGTATCGGCTCGAAAATCCTTACCCGCGCCAGCTTGGACGATGACTTCGCCGCCGCATCAGGCCAATACTTCAACAACGACACCGGAGAGTTTTGCTCGCCACACGCCGATGCACTGGACGCCGAAAAGAACGCCCAAATCATCCAGGCCATCGAAGCAACACTCGCCAAGCCACTCAACTGA
- a CDS encoding zinc-dependent alcohol dehydrogenase family protein: MKAMLIKNYGENAPFEASDVDQPEVKPGHVLVKIAASSVNTVDTMIRKMGKDLPLSPDAPAILGMDFAGTVEAVGEGVQNYSVGDEVYGCAGGLADLPGTLAEYIVADADLIAHKAKNLSMKEAAALPLVAITAYEGLVRAGIQAGQKVLVHGGSGGVGHVALQLAKHFGADVYSTGGGDKQLALIENLGATGINYKTESVEQYVAKYTDGAGFEVVFDSVGGANLTNSFEAAALNGQVATTVSMCELDLTPAHFKGLSLHVVFMLIPMLHNHKREQHGEILRKLTEIAESGELKPVLDETNFSLEEAGQAYARLESGKAMGKVVIEN, from the coding sequence ATGAAAGCCATGTTGATCAAGAACTACGGTGAGAACGCCCCCTTCGAGGCTTCCGATGTCGATCAACCCGAAGTCAAACCGGGGCACGTCCTGGTCAAGATTGCCGCCTCGAGCGTCAACACGGTCGACACGATGATTCGCAAGATGGGAAAGGACCTGCCTCTCTCACCTGATGCACCCGCCATCCTCGGAATGGACTTTGCCGGCACTGTCGAAGCCGTTGGCGAAGGTGTGCAGAATTACTCCGTCGGCGACGAAGTTTATGGGTGCGCTGGCGGACTGGCGGATTTGCCGGGCACGTTGGCCGAGTACATCGTTGCCGATGCCGACTTGATCGCGCACAAGGCAAAGAACCTGTCGATGAAGGAAGCCGCCGCCTTGCCACTCGTCGCGATCACCGCCTACGAAGGTCTGGTTCGCGCAGGCATCCAAGCCGGCCAGAAAGTCCTCGTGCATGGTGGATCAGGCGGCGTAGGACATGTCGCGTTGCAATTGGCAAAGCACTTTGGAGCCGACGTCTATTCCACTGGCGGCGGTGACAAACAACTTGCTCTGATCGAAAATCTGGGTGCGACAGGCATCAACTACAAAACCGAATCGGTGGAGCAATACGTTGCCAAATACACCGATGGGGCGGGATTCGAGGTGGTGTTTGATTCCGTCGGCGGAGCCAACCTGACCAACTCATTCGAAGCCGCTGCACTCAACGGGCAAGTCGCGACCACCGTTTCGATGTGCGAGTTGGATCTCACACCGGCTCACTTCAAGGGTTTGTCTCTTCACGTTGTCTTCATGCTGATCCCCATGCTGCACAACCACAAACGGGAACAGCATGGTGAGATCCTCCGCAAACTGACTGAGATCGCCGAGTCCGGTGAGCTAAAACCCGTCCTCGATGAGACCAACTTCTCCTTGGAAGAAGCAGGCCAAGCCTACGCGAGACTGGAAAGCGGCAAGGCCATGGGCAAAGTCGTCATCGAGAATTAG
- a CDS encoding winged helix-turn-helix transcriptional regulator: MDTNGKSRHSNYELPACPVEATLELIGGKWKGIVLYYLMVDGRLRFSVLKRKVGCVTQRMLTKQLRELESSGLVNRIVYAEVPPRVEYELTEEGESLKPVLLALKKWGEAHALPLLEERERRKAVEAS; encoded by the coding sequence ATGGATACTAATGGAAAATCCCGGCACTCGAATTACGAACTGCCGGCTTGTCCCGTGGAAGCAACGCTGGAATTGATCGGCGGCAAGTGGAAAGGCATCGTGCTTTATTACTTGATGGTCGATGGACGCCTCCGATTCAGCGTTCTTAAACGCAAAGTCGGCTGTGTCACGCAGAGAATGCTGACCAAGCAACTTCGCGAATTGGAGAGCAGTGGGTTGGTCAATCGAATCGTCTACGCCGAGGTGCCACCGCGGGTCGAATACGAATTGACGGAAGAGGGCGAGTCGCTCAAGCCCGTGTTGTTGGCACTGAAGAAGTGGGGCGAAGCACACGCGTTGCCGTTGTTGGAAGAACGCGAACGTCGCAAGGCAGTGGAAGCGTCGTGA